A genomic stretch from Mycobacterium cookii includes:
- the mshC gene encoding cysteine--1-D-myo-inosityl 2-amino-2-deoxy-alpha-D-glucopyranoside ligase: MQSWASAPLPAVPGRGPELRLYDTSDRQVRPVAAGPTATMYVCGITPYDATHLGHAATYLTFDLIHRVWLDLGHQVHYVQNVTDVDDPLFERANRDGIDWRDLAAREVALFRDDMAALRVLPPREYVAATEAVAEVVELVEKMVASGAAYIVDDAEFPDVYFRADATSEFGYESGYDRDTMLALFAERGGDPDRPGKTDRLDALLWRAERPGEPSWPSPFGPGRPGWHVECAAIALSRIGSTIDIQGGGSDLIFPHHEFTAAHAESVSGERRFARHYVHAGMIGWDGHKMSKSRGNLVLVSGLRAQGVEPAAIRLGLLAGHYRADRDWGPQVLADANTRLQRWRAATTLPAGPDSTDVIARVRRYLADDLDTPKALAALDGWTTDALEYGGHDSAAPHAVAAAVDALLGVELSSRR, from the coding sequence ATGCAGTCGTGGGCGTCGGCACCCTTACCAGCGGTGCCCGGACGGGGCCCGGAACTGCGGCTGTACGACACCTCCGACCGCCAAGTGCGCCCGGTGGCGGCCGGTCCGACGGCCACCATGTACGTCTGCGGCATCACGCCCTATGACGCCACCCATCTGGGCCACGCCGCGACCTACCTGACGTTCGACCTGATCCACCGGGTGTGGCTGGACCTCGGCCATCAGGTGCACTACGTCCAAAACGTCACCGACGTCGACGATCCGCTGTTCGAGCGGGCCAACCGAGACGGCATCGACTGGCGCGACCTCGCGGCCCGCGAGGTCGCGTTGTTCCGCGACGACATGGCCGCGCTGCGGGTGTTGCCGCCGCGCGAATACGTGGCGGCGACCGAGGCCGTCGCCGAGGTCGTCGAGCTCGTCGAGAAGATGGTGGCCTCCGGGGCGGCCTACATCGTCGATGACGCCGAGTTCCCCGATGTCTACTTCCGCGCCGACGCCACCAGCGAGTTCGGCTACGAGTCCGGCTACGACCGCGACACCATGCTGGCGCTGTTCGCCGAACGCGGCGGCGATCCGGACCGGCCGGGTAAGACCGATCGGCTCGACGCGCTGCTGTGGCGCGCCGAGCGGCCCGGCGAACCGAGCTGGCCGTCGCCGTTCGGCCCCGGCCGACCGGGATGGCACGTCGAATGCGCGGCGATCGCGCTCAGCCGTATCGGCAGCACCATCGACATCCAGGGCGGCGGCAGCGACCTGATCTTCCCGCACCACGAATTCACCGCCGCGCACGCCGAATCCGTCAGCGGCGAACGACGATTCGCCCGGCACTACGTGCACGCCGGCATGATCGGCTGGGACGGCCACAAGATGTCGAAGAGCCGCGGCAACCTGGTCCTGGTGTCGGGGCTGCGCGCTCAGGGTGTCGAACCGGCGGCCATCCGATTGGGCCTGCTGGCCGGGCATTACCGCGCCGACCGGGACTGGGGCCCGCAGGTGTTGGCCGACGCAAACACCCGGCTGCAGCGCTGGCGGGCCGCGACCACATTGCCCGCGGGTCCCGATAGCACCGACGTGATCGCCCGGGTTCGCCGCTACCTGGCCGACGATCTGGATACGCCGAAAGCGCTTGCTGCACTTGATGGTTGGACGACCGATGCATTGGAGTACGGCGGCCACGACAGCGCGGCGCCGCACGCGGTGGCGGCGGCCGTCGATGCGCTGCTCGGAGTGGAGCTGTCATCGAGGCGGTAG
- a CDS encoding undecaprenyl-diphosphate phosphatase, which produces MSWWQVVVLAVVQGLTEFLPVSSSGHLAIVSRVFFAGDAGASFTAVTQLGTEAAVLVYFARDIVRIVTAWCRGLLVAEHRGTDYRLGWYVIIGTIPICVLGLFFKDVIRSGVRNLWVIAVALVVFSAVIALAERIGRQSREVNELTWRDAIVVGIAQTLALVPGVSRSGSTISAGLFLGLERELAARFGFLLAIPAVFASGLFSLPDAFRPVSEGMSATGAQLGVAIAIAFVVGLAAVAWFLRFLLRHSMYWFVGYRVAAGTAVLVLLATGVVSAV; this is translated from the coding sequence ATGTCTTGGTGGCAGGTGGTCGTATTGGCGGTCGTGCAGGGTCTGACCGAGTTCTTGCCGGTGTCGTCGTCGGGCCACCTGGCGATCGTGTCGCGGGTCTTTTTCGCCGGCGACGCCGGCGCGTCGTTCACCGCCGTGACCCAATTGGGCACCGAGGCCGCCGTTCTGGTGTATTTCGCCCGAGACATCGTCCGGATCGTCACGGCCTGGTGCCGCGGGTTACTGGTCGCCGAGCACCGCGGCACCGACTACCGGCTGGGTTGGTATGTGATCATCGGGACGATCCCGATTTGTGTTCTGGGTCTCTTTTTCAAGGATGTGATCCGCTCGGGCGTGCGTAATTTGTGGGTGATCGCGGTGGCGCTGGTGGTGTTCTCGGCGGTGATCGCATTGGCTGAGCGCATCGGCCGGCAGAGCCGCGAGGTCAACGAATTGACCTGGCGCGACGCGATCGTGGTCGGCATCGCCCAGACGCTGGCGCTGGTACCCGGGGTATCCCGGTCAGGGTCGACGATCAGCGCCGGGCTGTTCCTCGGTCTCGAGCGTGAGCTGGCCGCCCGGTTCGGTTTTCTGCTGGCGATTCCGGCGGTGTTCGCCTCCGGGTTGTTCTCGCTGCCAGACGCCTTCCGGCCGGTTTCGGAGGGTATGAGCGCGACCGGAGCGCAACTCGGTGTGGCTATCGCGATCGCCTTTGTGGTGGGCCTGGCCGCAGTGGCGTGGTTTCTGCGATTCCTGTTGCGCCACAGCATGTATTGGTTCGTCGGCTACCGGGTGGCGGCCGGTACGGCCGTGCTGGTTTTGTTGGCAACCGGAGTGGTGAGCGCGGTATGA
- a CDS encoding DUF3090 domain-containing protein produces the protein MSRAIHVFRSPDRFVAGTVGQPGNRTFYLQAVHEARVVSVVLEKQQVAVLAERIDALLIEVNRRFGTPVPPETSEVEDLKPLITPVDAEFRVGTMGLGWDSEAQTVVVELLAVSDTEFDASVVLDDTEEGPDAVRVFLTPESAREFATRSNRVISAGRPPCPLCDEPLDSDGHICARTNGYRRSALLGPDDDAEA, from the coding sequence ATGTCTCGTGCGATCCACGTCTTCCGCTCACCCGACCGATTCGTCGCCGGGACCGTTGGGCAGCCCGGAAATCGCACCTTCTACCTGCAGGCCGTGCACGAAGCCCGAGTGGTATCGGTGGTCCTGGAAAAGCAGCAGGTGGCGGTGCTCGCCGAGCGCATCGACGCGCTGCTGATCGAGGTCAATCGCCGGTTCGGCACCCCGGTGCCACCGGAAACTTCGGAGGTGGAAGACCTCAAGCCGTTGATCACTCCGGTCGACGCGGAGTTCCGGGTCGGGACGATGGGCCTGGGCTGGGATTCCGAGGCGCAGACCGTGGTCGTCGAGTTGCTGGCCGTCAGCGACACCGAGTTCGACGCCTCGGTGGTGCTCGACGACACCGAGGAGGGTCCCGACGCCGTGCGGGTGTTCCTGACGCCGGAGTCGGCGCGCGAGTTCGCCACCCGCTCCAATCGGGTCATCTCCGCGGGCCGTCCGCCGTGTCCGCTGTGCGACGAACCGTTGGACTCCGACGGCCACATCTGTGCGCGGACCAACGGCTACCGGCGCAGCGCGCTGCTCGGGCCCGACGATGACGCAGAGGCCTGA
- a CDS encoding YncE family protein, giving the protein MPPHRKHRAHPPRGLAVGLLFVLLIAGCTGKALDDTPAAIPSAQPAESPPIAQAPAGVVDPLTERPQTAIFDDRTNQLVLVVPGPTPTAPAKILTLHPQQTSPRVIDLPGPATGLTGDNAGVAYLSTHGGYFAVDLTAGQAVRVGVHDADNVDFTAITRLSDGAVVLGTADGTLDTLQAGATDGRRAKVHARIDSLAAQGNTVAVLDRGQTSVTTIGADGRIGQSLRAGQGATTMVADPAGRLLVTDTRGGQLLAFGVDPLILRQAYPVPESPYGLAGSRGLAWVSQTSANIVIGYDLSTGIPQEKVRYPTVRQPNTLAFDDAAGTLYVVSGSGDGVQVIEHAATGPS; this is encoded by the coding sequence GTGCCGCCACACCGCAAACACCGTGCACACCCGCCTCGCGGACTGGCCGTTGGCCTGCTGTTTGTACTGCTGATAGCCGGGTGCACCGGTAAGGCGCTGGACGACACACCGGCCGCGATCCCGTCGGCCCAACCGGCCGAATCACCGCCCATAGCGCAGGCGCCGGCGGGAGTCGTCGATCCGTTGACCGAACGGCCGCAGACCGCGATTTTCGACGATCGGACCAATCAACTGGTCCTGGTCGTCCCCGGGCCCACCCCCACAGCACCGGCGAAAATCCTCACGCTGCACCCCCAGCAAACATCGCCGCGGGTGATCGACTTGCCCGGCCCAGCGACGGGGCTGACCGGCGACAATGCCGGCGTCGCATACCTGTCCACTCACGGCGGCTACTTCGCGGTCGACCTGACTGCCGGGCAGGCCGTCCGGGTCGGCGTCCACGACGCCGACAACGTCGACTTCACCGCGATCACACGGCTTTCCGATGGCGCGGTCGTGCTGGGCACCGCTGACGGGACGCTCGACACACTGCAGGCCGGTGCGACCGACGGTCGCCGCGCCAAGGTCCACGCGCGCATCGATTCCCTTGCCGCACAGGGCAACACCGTCGCTGTGTTGGATCGCGGGCAGACCTCGGTGACCACGATCGGCGCCGACGGCAGAATCGGGCAGTCGTTGCGCGCCGGCCAGGGGGCGACCACGATGGTGGCCGACCCCGCGGGCCGGTTGCTGGTGACCGATACCCGGGGAGGTCAGCTGCTGGCGTTCGGCGTCGATCCGCTGATCCTGCGTCAGGCGTACCCGGTGCCGGAGTCGCCCTACGGCCTGGCCGGATCTCGCGGGCTGGCTTGGGTGTCGCAGACTTCGGCGAATATCGTCATTGGTTACGATCTGTCAACCGGAATTCCACAGGAAAAGGTACGGTACCCAACCGTGCGGCAACCCAACACGCTGGCCTTCGACGATGCCGCTGGCACGTTGTATGTCGTCTCCGGCAGCGGCGACGGTGTGCAGGTCATCGAACACGCGGCGACGGGCCCGAGTTGA
- a CDS encoding SDR family oxidoreductase has protein sequence MTSVKSQVVFITGGAHGIGAEVARLLHAKGAKLVLTDLDEAALAERSAELGGDEHVLTAVADVRDLAAMQAAAAKAVEKFGGIDTVVANAGIASYGTVRQVDPEAVKRVLDVNLLGVFHTVRATLPSIIERRGYVLVVSSLAAFTAAPGMAPYDMSKAGNEHLAHALRLEVAHLGVAVGSAHMSWIDTALVRDSKADLPTVREQMAKFRWPLNKTTSVDKCAEAFVAGIEGRKQRVYCPGWVGVFRWLKPFLSTRLGESLAHRHTGDELARMDAEVAALGRSTSAHTQQLEKG, from the coding sequence ATGACGTCAGTTAAATCGCAAGTCGTATTCATCACCGGCGGCGCCCACGGCATCGGAGCCGAGGTGGCCCGCCTGCTGCACGCCAAGGGCGCCAAACTGGTCCTCACCGACCTCGACGAGGCGGCGCTGGCGGAGCGGTCCGCCGAGCTGGGCGGCGATGAGCACGTGCTGACCGCGGTCGCCGACGTGCGCGACTTGGCCGCCATGCAAGCCGCTGCCGCCAAGGCCGTCGAGAAGTTCGGCGGCATCGACACCGTCGTCGCCAACGCCGGCATCGCCAGTTACGGCACGGTGCGACAGGTCGATCCCGAAGCGGTCAAGCGGGTCTTGGACGTCAACCTGCTCGGCGTCTTTCATACCGTGCGCGCCACGCTGCCGTCGATCATCGAACGCCGCGGCTACGTCTTGGTCGTCTCCTCGCTGGCCGCCTTTACGGCGGCGCCGGGCATGGCTCCCTACGACATGTCCAAGGCCGGCAACGAGCATCTGGCTCACGCGCTGCGACTCGAGGTCGCGCACCTGGGTGTCGCCGTCGGTTCGGCACATATGTCCTGGATCGACACCGCCCTGGTCCGGGACTCCAAAGCCGACCTGCCCACCGTCCGCGAGCAGATGGCGAAATTCCGTTGGCCGTTGAACAAGACCACCTCGGTGGACAAGTGCGCCGAGGCCTTCGTCGCCGGCATCGAGGGTCGCAAGCAGCGCGTGTACTGCCCAGGCTGGGTGGGCGTGTTCCGCTGGCTGAAGCCGTTTCTATCCACCCGCCTCGGCGAATCTCTGGCGCATAGACATACTGGTGACGAGTTGGCCCGCATGGACGCCGAAGTCGCCGCGCTGGGCCGCTCCACCAGCGCCCACACCCAGCAGTTGGAGAAGGGGTGA
- a CDS encoding DUF5703 family protein, with translation MTTARHGRMPVGWDTELSDEYEWVPLRLPPEVTRLSASTRLSIEAEYRGWELTRVRLYTDGSRRVLLRRKKSRAERFDTVHADLPAE, from the coding sequence TTGACGACGGCGCGGCACGGCCGGATGCCGGTGGGCTGGGACACCGAGTTGTCCGATGAATACGAATGGGTGCCGCTGCGCCTCCCGCCCGAGGTCACCCGGCTCAGCGCCTCGACCCGCCTGTCCATCGAAGCCGAGTACCGCGGCTGGGAATTGACCAGAGTGCGGCTCTACACCGACGGAAGCAGACGGGTTTTGTTGCGGCGCAAGAAGTCTCGTGCCGAGAGGTTTGACACCGTGCATGCCGACCTGCCGGCTGAGTGA
- a CDS encoding histidine phosphatase family protein: MTVLLLRHGRSTSNTAHVLAGRSEGVDLDDKGRQQAVELVDRIGELPIRAVVRSPQLRCRLTVEPLAGKLGVEPIVDDRFAEVDYGEWTGRKLGELVKEPLWSVVQAHPSAAVFPGGEGLAEVQTRAVAAVREHDARLAEEHGADVLWVACTHGDVIKSVVADALGLHLDGFQRVSVDPASISVIRYTTLRPFVLHVNHTGAPLTSALTPAPPSGDDTPADDAVVGGSTD, encoded by the coding sequence ATGACAGTTTTGCTTCTGCGGCACGGCCGCTCGACGTCCAACACGGCGCACGTGCTGGCCGGCCGTTCCGAAGGTGTCGACCTCGACGACAAGGGCCGGCAGCAAGCCGTCGAGCTGGTCGACCGGATCGGTGAGCTGCCGATCCGGGCGGTTGTGCGCTCACCCCAGCTGCGCTGCCGGCTGACTGTCGAACCGCTCGCCGGGAAACTCGGCGTCGAGCCGATCGTCGACGACCGGTTCGCGGAAGTCGACTACGGCGAATGGACAGGCCGCAAACTCGGCGAACTGGTCAAGGAGCCGCTGTGGTCGGTGGTTCAGGCTCATCCCAGCGCCGCGGTCTTCCCCGGCGGTGAAGGGCTCGCCGAGGTGCAGACCCGGGCGGTGGCCGCGGTGCGTGAGCACGATGCTCGGCTGGCCGAGGAGCACGGCGCCGACGTGCTGTGGGTGGCCTGCACGCACGGCGATGTGATCAAGTCGGTCGTCGCCGATGCGCTCGGGCTGCATCTGGACGGCTTTCAGCGGGTTTCGGTCGACCCGGCATCGATCAGCGTGATTCGTTACACCACGTTGCGTCCGTTCGTGCTGCACGTCAACCACACCGGCGCGCCGCTGACGTCCGCGTTGACGCCCGCGCCGCCGTCCGGGGATGACACGCCCGCCGACGACGCTGTCGTCGGTGGTTCGACGGACTGA
- a CDS encoding YbhB/YbcL family Raf kinase inhibitor-like protein yields MTTAPDPYAALPDLPSFHLESASITDGQPLATPQVSGIMGAGGEDVSPQLSWSGFPDGTRSFAVTVYDPDAPTASGFWHWAVANLPASVTELPAGAGDGSNLPGGAVTLVNDAGARRYIGAAPPPGHGPHRYYVAVHAVDVDKLDLAEDASPAFLGFNLFQHAIARAVIHGVYEQK; encoded by the coding sequence ATGACCACAGCGCCCGACCCTTACGCCGCGCTACCTGACTTGCCGTCGTTTCATTTAGAGTCGGCATCGATCACCGACGGGCAACCGTTGGCGACGCCGCAAGTGAGCGGGATCATGGGCGCCGGCGGCGAGGACGTCAGTCCGCAGCTGTCGTGGTCGGGATTTCCCGACGGGACACGCAGTTTCGCCGTGACCGTCTACGACCCCGACGCCCCGACGGCCTCCGGCTTCTGGCATTGGGCGGTCGCCAACCTGCCCGCCTCGGTCACCGAGTTGCCCGCCGGCGCCGGTGACGGCAGCAACCTGCCGGGTGGCGCTGTGACGCTGGTCAACGATGCCGGTGCCCGTCGCTACATCGGTGCGGCCCCGCCGCCCGGACACGGGCCGCACCGCTATTACGTCGCCGTGCACGCGGTCGACGTCGACAAGCTCGATCTGGCCGAAGACGCCAGCCCAGCATTCCTGGGGTTCAACCTGTTTCAGCACGCGATCGCGCGTGCCGTGATCCACGGGGTCTACGAGCAGAAGTAG
- a CDS encoding quinone-dependent dihydroorotate dehydrogenase, whose protein sequence is MASDTPATYATLRRLLFLVPAERIHRVVFAGLRGATAVAPVRHQLSHRLAPTDPVLASTVFGQHFPGPLGLAAGFDKDGTGLNAWGALGFGYAEVGTVTAHAQPGNPAPRLFRLPADRALLNRMGFNNRGAAELADRLARHRPDVPIGVNIGKTKITAPEDAADDYRASARLVGPHAAYLVVNVSSPNTPGLRDLQTVASLRPILSAVLEVTSTPVLVKIAPDLADTDIDDIADLAVELGLAGIVATNTTVSRDGLKTPGVEQLGSGGISGPPVAHRAAEVLRRLYGRVGGRLTLISVGGIETVDDAWDRITAGASLLQGYTGFIYGGGLWAKHIHDGLAARLHAGGFASLSDAVGSG, encoded by the coding sequence GTGGCATCCGACACTCCGGCAACGTACGCGACGCTGCGCCGGTTGCTGTTCCTGGTGCCCGCCGAACGCATCCACCGGGTGGTGTTCGCCGGGTTGCGGGGCGCCACCGCCGTCGCACCGGTGCGACATCAGCTGAGCCATCGACTCGCGCCGACCGACCCGGTGCTGGCCAGCACCGTCTTCGGGCAGCACTTCCCCGGACCGCTGGGCCTGGCCGCTGGCTTCGACAAAGACGGCACCGGGCTCAATGCTTGGGGCGCACTGGGTTTCGGCTACGCCGAAGTCGGCACCGTCACCGCGCACGCCCAACCCGGCAACCCGGCGCCGCGACTGTTCCGGCTGCCCGCCGACCGTGCACTGCTCAACCGGATGGGCTTCAACAATCGCGGCGCCGCTGAACTGGCCGACCGGTTGGCCCGGCACCGGCCCGACGTGCCGATCGGGGTCAACATCGGCAAGACCAAGATCACCGCGCCCGAGGACGCCGCCGACGACTACCGGGCCAGCGCCCGACTGGTCGGGCCGCACGCGGCGTACCTGGTGGTCAACGTGAGCTCGCCCAACACGCCCGGGCTCCGCGATCTGCAGACCGTCGCATCGCTACGACCGATCCTGTCCGCCGTCCTCGAGGTGACCTCGACACCGGTCCTGGTGAAGATCGCGCCCGACCTCGCCGACACCGACATCGACGACATCGCCGACCTGGCAGTCGAACTCGGCTTGGCGGGCATCGTCGCCACCAACACCACGGTGTCACGCGACGGGCTGAAGACCCCGGGCGTCGAGCAACTCGGCAGCGGCGGCATCTCCGGGCCGCCGGTGGCCCACCGCGCCGCCGAGGTGCTGCGGCGGCTCTACGGCCGCGTCGGCGGCCGACTCACGCTGATCAGCGTCGGCGGCATCGAGACCGTCGACGATGCCTGGGACCGGATCACCGCGGGAGCGTCGCTGCTGCAGGGCTACACCGGGTTCATCTACGGCGGAGGCTTGTGGGCCAAGCACATTCACGACGGCCTGGCCGCCCGCCTGCACGCCGGCGGGTTCGCCTCGCTGAGCGACGCCGTCGGGTCCGGCTGA
- a CDS encoding DUF2505 domain-containing protein produces MAFDSPVGVGDILSAFADDDYWQARLAAFENGTATLNGLTVEPSGAVTVDLAVKLFADRLPTAVTKLAGGEFGMARIERWSWIDDERACGAIEVAVPRAPVTAHGDVLLTPSPTGSQLRFSTTVDVAVPLVGGFIENFIIGRLGDDIGAVQRFTDAWIAANG; encoded by the coding sequence ATGGCGTTCGATTCCCCGGTCGGCGTCGGCGACATCTTGTCCGCATTCGCCGACGACGACTATTGGCAGGCACGGCTGGCAGCCTTCGAGAACGGCACCGCGACACTCAACGGCCTGACCGTCGAGCCGAGCGGCGCAGTGACCGTGGACCTAGCCGTCAAGCTGTTCGCCGACCGGCTGCCGACCGCGGTCACCAAGCTGGCCGGCGGCGAATTCGGGATGGCACGCATCGAGCGGTGGAGTTGGATCGACGACGAGCGGGCTTGCGGCGCAATCGAAGTCGCGGTGCCGCGGGCCCCGGTGACAGCACACGGCGACGTGCTGTTGACGCCGTCGCCGACCGGCTCGCAACTGCGTTTCAGCACGACCGTGGACGTGGCTGTTCCGCTGGTCGGCGGGTTCATCGAGAACTTCATCATCGGCCGCCTCGGCGACGACATCGGCGCAGTTCAGCGGTTCACCGACGCGTGGATCGCGGCGAACGGCTAG
- a CDS encoding SCO1664 family protein yields the protein MTQRPDNREVLQRGELTVLGRIRSASNATFLCEATLDDHTAHCVYKPVSGEQPLWDFPDGTLAGRELCAYLVSTQLGWNIVPYTIIRHGPAGPGMLQLWIDQPGDASDSEPEPGLDLVDLVPEGRLPPGYIPVLRAYDYAGDPVSLVHADDIRLRRMAVFDVLINNADRKGGHVLRGVDGDVYGVDHGLCLHVEDKLRTVLWGWAGTSLDNKTLEKVGCLVDAVAGPLGEALSEHITSAEVAALHLRARALLENPVMPGPDRHRPIPWPAF from the coding sequence ATGACGCAGAGGCCTGACAACCGGGAGGTCCTGCAGCGCGGTGAGCTGACGGTCCTGGGACGCATCCGCTCAGCGAGCAACGCCACCTTTCTGTGCGAGGCGACGCTGGACGACCACACCGCGCACTGTGTGTACAAGCCCGTCTCGGGCGAGCAGCCACTCTGGGACTTTCCCGACGGCACCCTGGCCGGCCGCGAGCTCTGCGCGTATCTGGTGTCCACCCAATTGGGCTGGAACATCGTGCCGTACACCATCATTCGGCACGGCCCGGCCGGTCCGGGCATGCTGCAGCTCTGGATCGACCAGCCGGGCGACGCGTCCGACTCGGAGCCGGAGCCAGGCCTGGATCTCGTCGACCTGGTGCCGGAGGGCAGGCTGCCGCCGGGCTACATCCCGGTGTTGCGGGCCTACGACTACGCCGGCGACCCGGTCTCGCTCGTGCATGCCGACGACATCCGGCTGCGCCGCATGGCGGTGTTCGACGTGTTGATCAACAACGCCGACCGCAAGGGTGGTCACGTGCTGCGCGGCGTCGACGGCGACGTGTACGGCGTCGACCACGGGTTGTGTCTGCACGTCGAGGACAAGCTGCGCACGGTGCTGTGGGGATGGGCCGGTACGTCGCTCGACAACAAAACCCTGGAGAAGGTCGGGTGTCTGGTCGACGCGGTGGCCGGACCGCTCGGTGAGGCGCTGAGCGAACACATCACCAGCGCCGAGGTCGCGGCGCTGCATCTGCGTGCCCGCGCGCTGCTGGAGAACCCGGTGATGCCCGGACCGGACCGGCACCGCCCCATTCCATGGCCGGCGTTCTAG
- a CDS encoding 3'(2'),5'-bisphosphate nucleotidase CysQ — translation MNAHVTDAALAADLAEEAGKLLLAVRDRVGFGHPWLLGDEGDIQANALLLKRLRAERPADAVLSEEAYDDLTRVQADRVWIVDPLDGTREFSWQGRDDWAVHVALWQRHGGPNGAITDAAVALPAMGELYRSDTVSAPTTPHTGPIRITASSNRPPAVLYHLARQLDVEFVQIGSAGAKAMSVVRGDADAYVHAGGQWEWDSAAPAGVILAAGMHASRLDGSEMIYNRPDPYLPDFLMCRAELADLLLGAIRLAS, via the coding sequence ATGAACGCCCACGTGACCGACGCCGCGCTGGCCGCTGACCTGGCCGAAGAAGCGGGCAAGCTGCTGCTTGCCGTGCGCGACCGCGTCGGCTTCGGCCATCCGTGGCTGCTCGGCGACGAGGGCGACATCCAGGCCAACGCGCTGCTGCTCAAGCGGTTGCGCGCCGAGCGCCCGGCCGACGCGGTGCTCAGCGAAGAGGCCTACGACGACCTGACCCGCGTGCAGGCCGACCGGGTGTGGATCGTCGACCCGCTGGACGGCACCCGCGAGTTCTCCTGGCAGGGCCGCGACGACTGGGCGGTGCACGTGGCGTTGTGGCAGCGGCACGGCGGCCCCAACGGTGCGATCACCGACGCCGCCGTCGCGCTGCCGGCGATGGGGGAGTTGTACCGCAGCGACACCGTCAGCGCACCCACGACGCCGCACACCGGGCCGATCCGGATCACCGCCAGCTCGAACCGCCCGCCCGCCGTGCTGTACCACCTGGCCCGGCAGCTCGACGTCGAATTCGTCCAAATCGGTTCTGCCGGAGCCAAAGCCATGTCGGTGGTCCGCGGCGACGCCGACGCCTACGTCCACGCCGGCGGCCAGTGGGAATGGGATTCGGCCGCACCGGCCGGCGTGATTCTGGCCGCGGGCATGCATGCCTCGCGACTGGACGGTTCGGAGATGATCTACAACCGCCCCGATCCGTATCTGCCCGACTTCTTGATGTGCCGCGCCGAGCTGGCCGACCTGCTGCTGGGTGCGATCCGGCTGGCGAGCTAG